The following are from one region of the Accipiter gentilis unplaced genomic scaffold, bAccGen1.1, whole genome shotgun sequence genome:
- the LOC126036858 gene encoding electroneutral sodium bicarbonate exchanger 1-like has product MPLVRQSHRHHRRHSQKHREGEREKESAPTEQGYHCKSHRSPSQRVQFILRTKEDEQHIPHHLFSELDEICVKEGRDAEWKETARWLKFEEDVEDGGERWSKPYVGTLSLHSLSELRSCISNGSVLLDVCANSIEEIADMILAQQEQSTEFDEHVRAQVREVLLRKHHHQNEKTTNLLPAVCSFADVSKRQSDLHLLYKPAQTITPCPSPTAAEAKDGVTRESRAMDLSKAELHLMKKIPTGAEASNVLVGELDFLHQPIVAFVRLSPAVLLSGMTEVPIPTRFLFVLLGPEGKAHQYHEIGRSMATIMTDEVFRDVAYKAKNGADLVAGIDEFLDQVTVLPPGEWDPSIRIEPPKNVPSQEKRKMPGALDDSASHSTLEKHSGPELQRTGRLFGGLTLDVKRKAPWFWSDFRDGLSLQCLASFLFLYCACMSPVITFGGLLGEATNGHISAMESLLGASMAGVVYCLFAGQPLTILGSTGPVLVFEKILYKFCKEYTLSYLSLRACIGLWTAFLCIVLVATDASCLVCYVTRFTEEAFASLICIIFIYEALEKLSHLRDTYPVHMHSKLDFLTSYYCKCEAPTHPSNETLRFWASNKINVSGIAWENLTVTECRYLRGEFQGPACGRDGPYTPDVFFWCCILFFATFALSSFLKKFKTSRYFPTRVRSTVSDFAVFLTIVIMVLLDFVVGIPSPKLQVPHAFKPTRDDRGWFINPIGPNPWWTVLAALIPALLCTILIFMDQQISAVIVNRKEHKLKKGCGYHLDLFVVAVMLGVCSVMGLPWFVAATVLSITHVNSLKVESDCSAPGEQPKFLGIREQRVTGLLIFVLMGCSVFFTSVLKFIPMPVLYGVFLYMGVSSLRGIQFFDRLKLFWMPAKHQPDFIYLRHVPLRKVHFFTAIQLTCLVLLWTIKVSRAAIIFPMMVLALVFVRKAMDFCFSKRELSFLDDLMPERKKKLDDARNEAGEEEEVRPSEIVILDEMSQMTVWKALTLK; this is encoded by the exons atgccactggttaggcagagccaccggcatcaccgacgccacagccagaagcatcgggaaggggaacgggagaaggagtctgccccgacagagcagggctaccactgtaagtcccacc gctccccgtcccagcgggtgcagttcattctcaggaccaaggaggacgagcagcacatccctcaccacttgttctccgagctggatgagatctgtgtaaaagagggccgagatgccgagtggaaggaaacggcaag gtggctgaagtttgaggaggacgtggaagacggcggcgagcgctggagcaagccctacgttggcacgctgtccttgcacagcctctccgagctgaggagctgcatcagcaatgggtcggtgctgctggacgtttgtgccaacagcatcgaagagattgcag atatgatcctggcccagcaagaacagtccacggagtttgacgagcacgtgcgggcgcaagttcgagaagtccttctgaggaagcaccaccatcagaacgagaagacaaccaaccttctccccgctgtctgctcgtttgctgatgtgagcaagaggcagtcggacctgcacctcctctacaagccag cccaaacaatcaccccttgtccttctcccaccgctgcggaagctaaagatggggtgacccgtgagagcagagctatggatttaagcaag gcggagctgcacttgatgaagaaaattcccaccggggctgaagcatccaacgtgctcgtaggagagctggatttccttcaccagcccatcgtggcatttgtccgcctgagcccggctgtcctcctctcaggcatgacggaagttcccatcccaacaag gttcctgtttgttttgcttggaccagaaggaaaagcccatcagtaccatgagatcggcaggtccatggccactatcatgacggatgag gttttccgtgacgttgcctataaagccaagaacggggctgacctcgtggctggcatcgacgagtttctggatcaggtcacggtcttgccgccaggagagtgggatccatcaatccgaatcgagcccccgaaaaacgtcccttcgcag gaaaaaaggaagatgccaggagctcttgatgacagtgcttctcacagcacgctggagaaacacagtgggcctgaactgcagcggacgggaag gctctttggaggtttgaccctggacgtgaagcggaaagccccgtggttctggagcgacttccgggatggtctgagcctgcagtgcctggcgtccttcctcttcctctactgtgcctgcatgtcccctgtcatcacctttgggggactgctgggggaggcgaccaatggccacata agtgccatggagtcgctgctgggcgcgtccatggccggcgtggtgtattgcctctttgccggccaacctctcaccatcctcggcagcaccggacccgtcctggtgtttgagaagatcctctacaaattctgcaa ggaatacacgctctcctatctgtctctgcgggcgtgcattgggctgtggaccgccttcttgtgcatagtgctggtggccaccgacgccagctgtttggtatgctacgtcacccgcttcacggaagaagcctttgcctccctcatctgcatcatcttcatctacgaggctctggagaagctgagtcacctgcgagacacctaccctgtgcacatgcacagcaagctggacttcctcaccagctacta ctgtaagtgtgaggcaccgacccatcccagcaacgaaacgctgcgtttctgggcgagcaacaagatcaacgtgtctggcatcgcctgggaaaacctcacggtgacc gaatgtcggtatttgcgtggggagtttcaaggacctgcctgtggacgcgacggcccctacacccctgacgtgttcttctggtgctgcatcctcttcttcgccacctttgccctgtcaagcttcttgaagaagtttaaaaccagccgctactttccaaccaga gtacggtccacagtgagcgactttgctgttttcctcaccatcgtcatcatggtgctccttgactttgtggttgggatcccatcgccgaagctccaggtcccccatgcgttcaag cctaccagagacgaccgtgggtggttcatcaaccccataggacccaacccttggtggacggtgttggctgcgctcatcccagctctgctctgcaccatcttgatatttatggaccagcagatcagtgccgttattgtgaacaggaaggagcacaagctgaag aaaggatgcgggtaccacctggacctttttgtggtggccgtgatgctcggggtgtgctctgtgatggggctgccctggtttgtggctgcgaccgtcctgtccatcacccacgtgaatagcctcaaagtagagtctgactgctcagctccaggagaacaacccaagtttctggggatacgagagcagagagtcactggcttgctgatctttgtgctcatgggctgctccgtcttcttcacttctgtgttaaag tttataccaatgcctgtgctttatggcgtctttctctacatgggtgtgtcgtcactcagaggaattcag ttctttgatcgcttgaagctgttttggatgccggcgaaacaccagccggatttcatctacctgcggcacgtgcccttgcgaaaggtgcatttcttcacggcgatccagctgacctgcctcgtcctgctctggaccatcaaggtgtcccgtgccgccatcatctttcccatgatg gttttggctctcgtctttgtccggaaagcgatggatttctgcttctcaaagcgagagctcagctttctggatgaccttatgccagaaaggaagaagaagttggacgatgccagaaatgaagccggagaagaagaagaggtaagg ccttctgagattgttatcctggatgaaatgtcacaaatgaccgtatggaaggctctcactttgaag